CTGTCTACTTCCTCCAGCCACATTTTCAGCAGCGGTCGCAACTTCCACATGTTGGCGAGGCTGAGCTGCCGGGACTCGAAGCGGCAGATGGTTGTCTGGCCAAGCACCTTTCCAAAAAGAGCCCCCATGGCGAATCCCACGTCGGCCTGCGAGTATCCCAGGGCCATCCTCTTTTGCCTCAGCTCCTTGGACAGCTGCTCCACCTCTTTCTCTACAGCCGAGACGTCCTCTGGCAGCACCAAAGTCGGGGAGCTCCGCAGGGCAATGTAGGGCCTCTGGAAGGCGCCCTCCGAGGGGCCCAGGAACCGGGGCCCAGCCTCGCCAGCTCCGACCCTGGGCCTGGAGGGTGCCATCCCGCTGTAGAATTTGTATGGCGGTGGACCCAGGGGCACCTCCCACCCTTCAGGGCCTGGGCTGGCCCCCAGACCGGTCCCTGGCAGGACCATCAGCATGCTGGGAGCCGCCTGGACGCTCAACCAGACCGGAGCGTCAACCCGCACAGGCACTGT
The Ailuropoda melanoleuca isolate Jingjing chromosome 3, ASM200744v2, whole genome shotgun sequence DNA segment above includes these coding regions:
- the POU5F2 gene encoding POU domain, class 5, transcription factor 2; this encodes MARHRPSNFFPLPDSGRGGPRGTVPVRVDAPVWLSVQAAPSMLMVLPGTGLGASPGPEGWEVPLGPPPYKFYSGMAPSRPRVGAGEAGPRFLGPSEGAFQRPYIALRSSPTLVLPEDVSAVEKEVEQLSKELRQKRMALGYSQADVGFAMGALFGKVLGQTTICRFESRQLSLANMWKLRPLLKMWLEEVDSKNFLGLCKMEMILQQARKQRRASRESRIRNNLEQLFLQCPKPTPQQISCIAGQLRLHKELVRVWFYNRSKMGGQPTIDFSPREDVGAAGPPFPGGPVCFPLASGLHFGSPRYEEPYFIPMYSPTPFPVAGTLLSAPATAPGHPRLSK